GGAAGTGGTTGCTGAATTAGATTGATCAGCTTCGGCGTTTTGGTCATTGGATTGACACCCTGCAAGTAATGCTAGACTTGTTAGGAATAACAGTGCTTTCTTCATATAAATACCCCATTTCTTAATAATTATTTTCATAGTATCATTAATGGTTATATAAAAGCTATAAATTACCAATAAAAAGTTATATATTTTGCGTAGGTATGAAAGGTTAGTCAAAATTTATGATCATAGACCATAAAAATTAAGGGCTTGTATCTGGCATAAAAAAATATATAATAGACCTATTGAAAATTACTTATTATAAGTAAGTGAAAGGGTGACATTGATGTTTGATTTATTGGCATTAATTACGATTCTATTATTATTCTTTGTCTTACGCTGGCAGGCGAGTCAGGGCAAATCCTTTACGGTGCGGGTATTGACCGCGACCTTTTTAGGAATCGGCGCTGGCTTGGTCTTTGCTGGTCATACGGCCTATGTGGGGGCGATTGGGACCATCTATGCTCATTTATTGAAGGCGATTGTGGTACCGGTCCTTTTCTTCTCCATTATCTCAACGGTTTCTTCATTAGGGAACCTAAAAACCTTAACCACAATTGGGGCTAAGACTATTGGCGTGCTTTCCTTGCACAATGTTTTAGCCTCAGTGACCACCATTGTTGTGGCTTTGACCTTAGGGGTAGGGCGTAACGCGCATATTGACCTCCCCAGCAATGTGGAAGTCAAGGAAGTTCCGACTCTCACACAAGCGGTGATTAATTTCTTCCCGCAAAATATTATTGAGGATGCAGCCAATAACCGGGTGATTCCCATTATTGTCTTTTCCTTATTTGTTGGGATTGCTATTCTGACTTATCAAAATAAGGCAGAAATTAAGGCCTTTACTGATTTTATCGATGCTGGCCACCAAGTGATCTTTAAGGTAGCGGCTTTGATTACCCGATTTACTCCCTATGCCGTTTTAGCGCTCTTAACGGACAAGGTCGGTGGTTTGAACTTAGCCTCTTTAGGGTCTTTATTATTAGCTTTAGCGACTCTCTACCTAGTCACTCTCTTCCATTCATCAGTGACCACTGGGGCAATTATTGGCCTCTTGGGTCGGCTGAATCCCTGGATCTATTTAAAACGTTTCTTCTCAGTGTGGATGATTGCTTTTTCGACCCAAAGTTCAGTAGGCTCGGTTCCTGCTAATGTTAGTGCCCAAAAGGAGATGGGGGTTCCAGAACATATCGCTTCCTTTACTTCTTCCATTGGGACTACCTTTGGCATGCCAGGCTGTGCCGCCGCTTGGCCGGTCCTCTTAGCTATCTTTACTATTAATGCTTTAGGGTTGGACTTTGGTCTACTTGATTATCTTTATATGGTGGTTGTTGCCCTCTTAGTATCAGCGGGGACAGTCGGCGTTCCCGGCACGGCGACCATAACCGCAACGGCTATGTTTACCGCTATTGGCCTACCGGTAGAAATGATTATTGTATTAACCCCAATTTCAGCCATTGCCGATATGGCTAGAACCGCAACCAACGTCACTGCTTCGGGGTCGACCGGACTTTTGGTTGCCCGCTTTGAAAAGGTCTTAAACCTTGACCAATACTATGACAATGATGGACAAGAAGGTAAGGCTTACGCAAATTCATAAGGAATAAGTCGAAAGTAAAAAGAGTGTGATTAGTCCACTTGGAATGGACTAGCCACACTCTTTTCTTTGATTATTGGTTAATCTCGCGTCGATTTTCTACGACTAGGTTACCTAAGAAGCGGTAGAGTGGCAAGATGTCAGTTTGCTTAGGAAATTCAAAGGTCAAGCTTTGGGTATCTTCCTCACGGGGACGGCGGTAAATGTTATTGAGATAAGTGATGGTGATTTCACTATCATCAAAGGCCAAGCCGGCACTCTCCATTTCTACATCAACGATATGGCTGAGGTAAAGGGAGCGGAAGGCAGTTTTCTTCCCGCTAGCGCCTTGTTTATCGACTAAGATGATTCGAATATTAGTAAAAATGATGGCGTCCCGGACCAATTGGTAGCCGGAATAAATTTCTTCATCTTTAAAGAGGAAGTCGCCATATTCTTCGTTGAGTTCTTGCTGGTCTTTCTGGGAAAAGTTTCCCAGGGCCCCTTGCATTAAGTTATTCAAATTAAAAGCCATCCAATCATACTCCTTCATAGATTATTTATCCCATCCTAACACAGTCCGTTCGCCAGAGGAAGAAATTGCCCTTTGCTGGATAAAAAGACCGCTAAGGCTTAGCAGATTGCAGCTAAACTTTAGCGGTCTTGATTAATGAAGTATTAATTGCTTGCTGACTCTTTATTTTTCATGGCAGCGTAGAGACTGAAGGCGCCAGCAACTAATAATGCTGGCAGAAGCCATTCTAATCCCAGCTGACTAAGAGGAAGCTGGTAAGTGAATTGGGCGAGTGGGCCAAAGAGGCTTTCGAGCACACCTAGCCCAGTGCCAGCCAAGGCTTGAACCAGTCCCACGGCCCCAGCGCCAATAACGGCTCCCGTATAGGTTAAGTCGTAGCTGATTTTTCGGTCAAAGACGGAGAAGAGAATCAGCACCATGAAAATAGGATAGATGGTGGTTAAGACAAAGGAAGCCAGGTAAATGATCTGGTTAGTTCCTAAGAGAGAAATCAAAAATTCAATGGCGACAGCTACCAGGGTGATGGCTTGGTAGGACCAACGTCCCTTGGAGACTTCCACAAAGAAGTTACTAAAGGCTGAGGTGAGCCCAATTGCGGTGGTTAAACAAGCGAGGGCGACACAAATTCCCATAATTAAGTGCCCCCATTGTCCTAGGATCGCGGTTACCGTGCCATTGAAACTGGCCGTGCGGTCGATATTCGCGCCCATCAAGCTGGAAACCGTTGAACCAGCGTAAGTCAGGGAGAGGTAAACCACAGCTAAGAGAACAAAGGCAACCAGTCCGACTAAGGCGCCGGCCTTGATCTGGGTCTTCTTGTCACTGTAGCCGCGTGCCCTTAATTCTGACATGACGATGCTTGCCATTAAAGAGGCTCCTAGAGCATCCATGGTTTGATAGCCTTCTTTAAAGCCATAGGCGAAAGGTTGGCTAATTTGACTGGGAGCTGCAGCTGCTGGCGGATTGAATAGGGTAACCAGGACCAAGAAAAAGAGAATAATTAAGATCCCGGGGGTAAGGTATTTACCGATATTATTAATTACTTTACTTGGATTTAAGGCTAGATAAGCGGTCAAAGCAAAGAAAACCAGGCTGCTTAGCCAAATCGGAATATTGGGCCAGAGCGACTGGATAAAGACCTCATGGGTGGTTGCTCCAGTCCGCGGTACTGAAAAGAGGGGGCCGATTAAGATAATAGCGATTCCGGCTAGGACAGTCCCGAATTGAGGGTGGATCCGCTTACCCAGGTCGTTAGCCCGGCCTCCCAGGTAGATGGTAACTAAGACCCCTAAAATCGGAAAGAAAGGGTCTGAGGTGAGAAAGCCTAGGGCAGCACTCAGCCAACTTTCCCCACTGACGATCCCTAAGTAAGGGGGAAAGATTAAATTCCCAGCGCCAAAAAAGATCGCAAAGAGGGCAAAGCCGATAATTAAAATGTCTTTGGTTTTTATTGTCATGATCATTTCTCTTTCTATCTATTTCGTGCTTATTTTTCTCTATAATCAAATCAATAGGACATATAATAGCATAAAATTGTTCCCTTGCGACAAGGGAATCAGTAAGCTGGGCAAGTTTTTATAAGAAATCAGTAGATTCAAAAGTTTACTTAGTCGGGCTTTGTTTTTATAAGTCAGACAAAAAACTGACCCAAATATTTGCCTAAAGGACTTGTCAACTGGAGGCGATTTGTTTATATTGGCTAGTAATGATTAATCGTGTCTGAATAGAAAGGGGTTTTTAGTCCAGGCAGATTGTTGGGACAATGATAGGGAGAAAGGAAGAAAGTTTATGGCAATAACGGGCGCATTGGTGAATGCTGGCTTAATTTTACTAGCTGGTGTCTTGGGAAGGTTCTTTGGGCATTTTATCCAGGATGATTTGGCTAAGGCCATTAATCAGGTCTTGGGTCTGTCGGTGGTTTTGATTGCTATTCAAGGCGCCTTGACCACAAAGAGTATTATCGTCGTAATTTTATCCATGGTGGTGGGGGTCATTATAGGCCAGCTGATGGATATTGATGGCCGGCTTAACCGCTGGGGCAATCGGATTCAAAGTCGACTTGCAGGTCCAGACCCTGAGTCGCAATTTGCGGAAGGCTTAGTCACAGCGATTTTGATTACTTGTGTCGGTGCCATGGGGATTGTAGGAGCCATCCAATCTGGCCTATACCATGACCATGCCACCTTATTTGCGAAATCGATTTTGGACTTTATTATTGTCCTTATTCTTGGGGCAACCTATGGGATGAGTCCAGCCTTTGCCAGTCTACCGATTCTCTGTTATGAAGGGGGCATTGCTCTCTTAGCTCAGTGGCTAGCCCCTTACTTGCCGGAAGCCTCCCTCAATGAGTTATCAGCAGTTGGGTCTCTTCTGATCGGGGTGATTGGCCTTAGTCTTTTTGAGGTCAAAGATTTCAAAGTCTCGAACATGTTGCCAGCTACCTTCATCCCCCTGATCCTGGTTCCGCTCTTTCAATATTTGGGCTTATATTAAATAAAAATGCTTCCGCAGCTGGAGTGCTAAGCGGAAGCATTTTTTTATATTTCAAATGTCTTATGACAAATTATTGGTCACTGGACTTAATTTTTTCCTGGTAGATTTTATCGATAAAGACGGCGATGGCATTGTCTCCAGACACATTAGCGGCAGTTCCAAAGCTATCTTGGGTAATATATAGGGATATCATAATTTGTTGCATGGCCTGGCTGGCAATCCCAATCATGGGTAGGAAAGGTAGAGCAGACATAATCGCCCCCCCAGGAGTTCCTGGAGCAGCTACCATAGCAACCCCTAACATTAAGATAAAGCCGAGCATCATCAAGAAGCCATGAGGCATATCATAAATTAATAACAGGGTCGTTGCGCAGGAAGTGATGGTGATAATCGATCCTGCTAAATGAATAGTCGCACAGAGTGGCACTACAAAGTTAGCGATCCCTTCAGAAACGCCATTCTTTAAAGCGCATTTAACATTGACTGGAATGGTGGCGGCTGAGGATTGAGTTCCTAGGGCAGTCATGTAGCCAGGAATTTGGTTTTTGATGAGTTCGATCGGATTCTTGCCGGCATAGCTGCCAAAGACAAAGAAGAGGAAAGTAATGTACAGTAAATGCATAATCAACACGCAGATAAAGACCTTCCAAAAGACATTTAAAATCGCGAAGACCGTCCCCGTGTAGGCCAAGTTGGCAATATTACCAAAGATGTAAACCGGTAGGAGGGGGACAATAATGGTAGCGAGCACTTGACTGATGATTCCACCGAAGTCACTGAAGGCTTCATAGAGGACTTTCCCGCGACCGTGTTGGCGTAACCAGGAAATTCCCAGCCCCATCATAAAGGCAAAAATAATCGCTCCCGTCACATCAAAGAAAGGTTCTAAGGGAATGGTAAATAAGGGCTTGATCCCCTCACCGGCTTGACTGAGTTGGTCAACCAGGTCGGAAGTAATGAAGAGAGGGAAGAGGTTGCTGGCAACCAGATAGGCTAGTAACCCACCAATGACAGTCGAAATATAAGAGGTTAAGACCGTTATCCCCAGTAATTTCCCTGCCCCGTGGCTCAAGTCAGCAATCCCTTGGACCACAAAACCGATGATCATAAAGGGAATCACAAAGCTGAGGAAGTCAGAAAAAATCGTAGTGAAAGTTGCAAAAATCTGCAGTACAAATTCGGGAACAATTGGTAGACGGCCCACAATAATTCCTAAAATAATCGCTAAAATAATACGAGGAACCAAACCAATTTTCCGTTTTTCAAGACGCTTGGTCATAATCATGCTCCATTCTAAAAAATTTATTAAGCTTGATCGCCTGATATAATAACTATCCTACCAAACTTCATTCAAATTTGGTATAGGCTTTTTTGCGATTTTATAGGATAAGTTAAATTTTTATAAATACTTTTTAGTTTAGAATAATGCAATCTTTTATTTCTTAAAGTATCGTAAAAAAACGTCGCCTGATGAGTCCCTGTTTCCTAAACTTCCCATAGAAAAAAGCCATGATAGCTGGAAGGCTAACATGGCTTTTTTCGCTTATATTATGACTTTATTGATTTAAGCTTTTTCCAGTTCTCCTGGGTAGTCTGGAACGCCTTTTTCAACGTTGGTGACATCAAAACCGTTCTCATCTAAAATTTCGCTGGCCTTTTTGGAGCCTTTGCCATCATGGCAAATCGCATAGTAATGCTTGTCTTTGTCTAATTCATCAAGATGGTCTTCGATTTGTGAAAGAGGAAAATGTTTGGCTCCAGGCACGTGACCTTCTTCATAGAGTTCGCGTGGACGAACGTCTAAAATGTTAAGATCATCTTCATTCTCGACAATTTTATGAAATTCTTCAATAGTAACTTCTTTCATATTCTGTACCTCCTCTTAACTATATAACACACTAACTAAGTATAGAATACCAAACTTAGCTATACATATAAACTATTTAGCCTCTGTTAGCTGCCTTTCACTAAGTCTTCATAAAAATTTGGTGACTTATATGGAAGAAAGGGCAGCATTTAGCCTGTGTAAAGAGGAATTTCTAAGAGCTAGCTGGATAGCCTATAAAAATCCTTATCATATTTTTTTGAAAAGTAAAATCGTCATGTTATATTTAGCGTAAAGGATTTATATTATTTAAAAAAATTATTCATGATGGAGGAATGTTTTTATGAGAATCATCGTAGCAGGCGGAGACGGATTTTGTGGTTGGCCTACCGCCTTATATCTATCCAAACAGGGTCATGATGTGGCGATTGTCGATAATTTAGTGCGTCGGCAATACGATAAGGAGCTCAACTCCAATTCCATCACGCCCATTGCCTCCCTCAACGAACGTGTTGACAAATGGAAAGAATTAACCGGTAAAGCTATTACTGTTTACCAAGGCGACTTAAATCACTATGACTTTCTTTCCATTGTCTTTAAAGAATTTAAACCTCAAGCTTTTGTTCACTATGCAGAACAACGCTCTGCCCCTTATTCCATGATTGACCGGGAACACGCCCGCTATACCCAAGCTAATAATGTCTTAGGAAACCTCAATGTCCTCTTTGCTATCCATGACTATGCCCCAGATTGCCACCTGATTAAATTAGGTACTATGGGAGAGTACGGGACGCCAAATATCGACATCGAAGAAGGCTGGTTAGAAGTTGAACATAAGGGCCGCACTGACCGCATGCTTTATCCTAAGAAGCCAGGCTCTTTCTATCATTTAACCAAGGTGCATGATTCTCATAATATTGAATTTGCCTGCCGGTCATGGGGGATTCGGGCAACTGACTTAAACCAAGGAGTGGTTTATGGGGTCAATACCCAAGAAACCGCTATGGATCCCGTTCTTTACAACCGCTTTGACTATGATGGTATCTTCGGGACAGTCTTTAACCGTTTTGTGGTCCAAACGGCCAATGGCTTACCAATGTCGGTTTATGGTAAGGGTGGTCAAACTCGGGGCTTCATCAATATTGAAGATACTGTTCGCTGTATTGAAATTGCCGCTCTTAATCCTGCTGAACGGGGAGAATTCCGCGTCTTTAACCAAATGACTGAACAATTCTCAGTCATGGATATGGCTCATAAGGTAGAAAAAGTGGCCCAAGAAATGGGCTTAAATCCTGTCATTAACCATGTCGATAACCCTCGAGTGGAAGAAGAAGAACATTATTTCAATGCGGTAATGACTGAGTTGAAAGACCTAGGCTTGGATCCACACTACTTAACCGATGAAGTGACCAAGAACCTGCTGGAACTGGCCATGGAGAATAAGGACCGTGCTCACCAAGAAGTGATCATGAATTCACCTTCCTGGAAATAATGCCATGAAGATCGTTATAATCACGGAAACCTTTTTGCCGGCAACGGATGGGGTGGTGACCCGTTTAACCCATGCCATTGATTATATGTTGGATTGTGGTCATGAGGTGGTAATTTATGCTCCAGAGATGGAGGATATGCCCATACAATACAAGGAGGCTTTGATTATTCCTTTTAAAGCGGTCTGGTTTCCCTTCTATCGTTACCGGCCCTGGGCCATTCCAACCACTGATATTCAAAAGCAGTTAGCTATTGATGAGCCGGATATTGTGCATTCGGTTAATCCAGTAGGCTTCGCTGCTGCCGGAATCCACTACGCGGTCAAGATGGACATCCCTTTGGTGGCGAGTTTCCATACCAACGTTCCCCAATATCTCTCTTATTATCATTTGGATGTGTTGTCTCCAGTCATCTGGTCTTATTTGCGCCACTGGCATAATTTAGCCGCGGCGAATATGGTGACCAGTCAGGCCATGTATGATTTACTGGCTGACAATGCTATTGAGAACTTGGTCATTTTGCCTAAGGGAGTGGACCTTGACCAACGTGATCCTAAATTTTATTCAGAGCACATGCGGGAGCGTTTGACGGCTGACCCCAAGCGGGACAAATTATTGCTCTTTGTGGGCCGGGTTGCTGCGGAAAAGGAGATCGATAGCTTACTCCCTTGGTTAGAGCAACGTGATGATGTTAACTTAGCTATTGTAGGTGATGGCCCAGAAAAAGAAGCCTTGGAGGAAAAATTTGCCCATCTACCGGTGACTTTTACCGGTTTCTTGCATGGCGAAGAACTGTCAGCAGCCTATGCCAGTGCGGATGCCTTTATCTTTCCCTCGGTTAGTGAAACCTTGGGCCTAGTGATTACTGAAGCCATGGCTTCGGGACTGCCAGTGATTGCTGCTGAATCAGCTCCAACTAAGGAACAAATTAAGCACTTAGAAAATGGACTCATTTATCAACAAGGGGATAAGGAATCCTTAGACCAATGCTTGGCGCTCTTAGACCAAGAAGAGGTCGTAAAAAATATTGTAGCTAAGGGGCAAGACTACGCCCAGCAGTTTTCCTGGGAAAATGCTTCCCGGGCCATGGTGGCTGTCTATGAGTCTGCCTTAGAAAAACAGAAAAAAGTAGAGTAAGGACACTCTAATTAAGGTCGAAATAATTGTAAGGAGAAGGCGGTGGCAGTGTGAAAGAAAATAAATGGGAGTTTTCTCAGCTGATCTCGGGAATTCTTTGGATATTAGCCGGGACCGCCTTTATCTTGTGGCAGGGACAGGCTTTATTAGGCTTGAATAGTTTGGTGGCTTGGGTCATTGGCTTACAAGGGATTTTTCGTATATTAGCCCAAGTGTTTTTTGACAAGAATGCTGGTGGGGCCAAGAACCGTATTTTTCAGCTCTTTGTTGCTTTAGGACAGGTTGTCGTCGCTTTTATTATGCTGTCTTTCCCTATTTCATCGACCTACTTTTTGATGCGGGTGATTGGGATTTACCAACTATTAATGGGCTTGGTGTCCTTTGTAAGTTACTGCTTAATGCGGCTCGACCATGTGCCTGGCCGACTTAAGCGGCTCTTATTTGCCTTGGTCCATTTGATTTTTGCTTTGGCGAGTTTGTTTTTGCCTATCCAAGACCATAATGTCCTCTTCTGGTTAGGCCTTTACCTGGTCTTCATTGGACTGACTTATATCTCTGATGCTAGGACCAGCTTGCCGAGTCGAAGTCAAGATCAGAAGATTAAGCGGCGCTTTCGTTTTCCAGTGTCTATTGTGTTTAACCTATTAGAGCCTAATCGTTTGGCCAATAAGTTAAATCATTTTATCCGTCAAGAGGTAGAAGATGAGCTGGCCTTTGGTACGGCTTATCAGGATTATATGGAAGAAAATGAGACTGGTGCGGTTGATAGCCTGCAAGTCTTGGTCCAAACCTCCAATGCCCATCTAGACTTGATCGGTCATTTAAATATTGCCTACCATGGAACGGTTTATTCTTATGGTAATCACGACGTCGATTCGGGGCACTTGTTTCGTTCAATTGGGGACGGCGTCTTATGTAAGATCGACCACCAAAAAAGCATTGAGTTTGAATTGGCCAATGGGATTACGATTTTTGAATATGATATTCAATTAAACCAGCGTCAAAAGGAAGCTTTGGAAGCCAAATTAGCTCAAATCGATGACTTACTCATTCCCTGGTCACCGAAAACTGAGAGTCAGTGGGATTCCTTTGGCGGACGCTTAAAACGCGCCACCGATTGCGACATGTTTAAGTTTAAAGCCGGCCAGTATAAGACTTATTTTGTCTTTGGGAGTAATTGTGTCCTCTTCTGTGATGAAATTATTGGTTCTATTGGCTTGGACCAATTTCTGATGGTGGGAGTGATGACTCCGGGGACCTATTTTGACTATTTTAATAAGCAATATGAGAAAGGCTCCACACCGGTCATTAATCGGAGAATTTATTCCACTGACTTATTGCAATTTACCCAGCTAGATAAATTGAAAGATCGATAAATCAGTCTAGAGAGACAAACAAGCTAAGCCTTAGGGCCCGGCTTGTTTTTTAATGCTTGAATCGCTAAGCTTAAGGGAGTAGAGAAAGGGTGGCATGTATGGAAGAAGATAAATTAGTTGAGATTGCTATCGAATTACAAAGTATTGCCCAGGCCGGCTTGCATTACGGGCGGGATGATTTCGACCGGGAACGTTATCAAAGGATTCGCGATATTGCGGCAGAGATTATGGCTGAGAAAGCTCAGCTCAATTGGCAAGAAGTCCAAGACCTCTTTTGTGGGGATGAGGGTTATCAAACCCCGAAAGTGGATACTCGGGCAGCTATTATCCAAGATGATGAGATTTTATTAGTGAAGGAACGCAATGGTCTATGGTCCTTACCTGGCGGCTGGTGTGAGATGAATATGTCTCCCATGGAAAATACCATCAAGGAGGCCCAGGAAGAAGCTGGGCGTAAGGTGAGGGTGAAGTCGGTCATCGCTGTCCAAGACCGCGACAAACATAACCAACCGCCTTATGCTTATAGCATTGTAAAAATATTTTATCTGTGTGAGGACTTGGGTGGTCATTACCAAGAGAATATTGAAACCAGTGCCAGTCAGTATTTTAAAGCCGACCAATTGCCGGAACTGGACCCAGAACGAACTACCGCAGAACAAATTGCTATGTGTTTTCAAGCTTACCAAAGTGAGAACTGGCAGACCCAGTTTGATTAATTCAGAGAGAATATAGTTGAAGTAAGAAGGGAGTGAGGGGAATGATGCCTTATAAAAATCCTAGTCCAGGTAAGATTAAAAACGCCCACCCACTCTTAGTGACTTGTATGCAGTGTAAACATGATCTCTGTGTTTACTGGAAGGTTGGCCGTGGTAATCTGATCAAATTACAAATTTACCGGATTATTGAGTCAGCGTATGACTTTGGCCGGCGTGACAATGCCTTATTATGTCCGTACTGTCAGGAACAGCTGGGCTCCTTGAGTGAACATAAGGGCCGGCCGTGTTATTTCTTGCATCGGGGGCGAGTACAGACCAAACGTTTGCAGCGTTATAAATGCTAGCCAAAACTGTTGTCTTTTTGTTATGATAAAATAAAAGTAAATGAAATTGGGTAGGTTAGGAATTACAAAGCTTGAAGTTATAGGGATCTTTTAGTCTTTTTCCCGCACACGCGGGGGTGATCCTATTAGAAAGGAATTAAGGAATGACACCAGGAGCTTTTTCCCGCACACGCGGGGGTGATCCTATATGGTGACGATGTATTAGTTTTCAGTAAAGCTTTTTCCCGCACACGCGGGGGTGATCCCTATGAAACATGGAACGTTATGATGTGGATTTACTTTTTCCCGCACACGCGGGGGTGATCCTGAATTACCTATTAACTCTTGAAAACCAATACGCTTTTTCCCGCACACGCGGGGGTGATCCGGACCGCTAAGATCCCCATTTTGCAATACCTTACTTTTTCCCGCACACGCGGGGGTGGTAATCGAAATGGTGCTTTACTTACAAGCGTATTATATGATGATAGAAAGTAGGTAAGAATTAATGACAGAAGATAAGAAAAGACCTCGTGGCCGCCCAGCAACAGGGCGGAAGCGCTATAAAACTTTGAATATGAAATTCACGGAAGAAGAAAGAATGTACTTAAAAAATCAAGCAAAAATACATGATCTTACCTTATCTGACTATTTTCTAACAATAGCCAAGGAATATGAAAAGAAGCATTAGCTGTTAGATTTTTCCGCGCTTATTTGGAAATTGATAAAATTTGATTCAATAGAGGCTTTAAAGAAGTCTCTTTTTTATTAGGCTTGATCATTTTTTCTTTTGAAATCTTCAGCTCCAATTATCCAAGCTTAGTAATGAACATGCTATAATATAAAAGTAAAATAAGTTTATCATCCTTTCCTGTGCTAGGGAGGAGATTTAAAGCAAATAGGCATCATTGTAAACTTTAGGAGGTAGTAGCTTATGGCTGAATCTACTCGGAGTGTTTTCATATCTGGGTCGAGAACGCAAAACCAATTATCCCAAGAAGTACTAGATTCTATTGACACAATTATTGACCAAGGCATAAAGATTAACCTAGGGGATTCCAACAAGGGGGTCGATAAGGAGGTGGCTGACTTACTTCGACTCGAAAATTATCAGGCGGTTGAAATCTTCACCATTAATCAAAAGCCACGGATTGCCATTGAAAAGGACTGGAAGGTCCGCTATGTTCATCCTGATGACAAACTTAATGGCCAAGAGCAACAAATGATGAAAGACCGGCAAATGGTCAATGACTCCCATTGGGGCTTAGCGA
This genomic stretch from Aerococcus mictus harbors:
- a CDS encoding HdeD family acid-resistance protein is translated as MKENKWEFSQLISGILWILAGTAFILWQGQALLGLNSLVAWVIGLQGIFRILAQVFFDKNAGGAKNRIFQLFVALGQVVVAFIMLSFPISSTYFLMRVIGIYQLLMGLVSFVSYCLMRLDHVPGRLKRLLFALVHLIFALASLFLPIQDHNVLFWLGLYLVFIGLTYISDARTSLPSRSQDQKIKRRFRFPVSIVFNLLEPNRLANKLNHFIRQEVEDELAFGTAYQDYMEENETGAVDSLQVLVQTSNAHLDLIGHLNIAYHGTVYSYGNHDVDSGHLFRSIGDGVLCKIDHQKSIEFELANGITIFEYDIQLNQRQKEALEAKLAQIDDLLIPWSPKTESQWDSFGGRLKRATDCDMFKFKAGQYKTYFVFGSNCVLFCDEIIGSIGLDQFLMVGVMTPGTYFDYFNKQYEKGSTPVINRRIYSTDLLQFTQLDKLKDR
- a CDS encoding NUDIX hydrolase N-terminal domain-containing protein, whose protein sequence is MEEDKLVEIAIELQSIAQAGLHYGRDDFDRERYQRIRDIAAEIMAEKAQLNWQEVQDLFCGDEGYQTPKVDTRAAIIQDDEILLVKERNGLWSLPGGWCEMNMSPMENTIKEAQEEAGRKVRVKSVIAVQDRDKHNQPPYAYSIVKIFYLCEDLGGHYQENIETSASQYFKADQLPELDPERTTAEQIAMCFQAYQSENWQTQFD
- a CDS encoding plasmid mobilization protein translates to MTEDKKRPRGRPATGRKRYKTLNMKFTEEERMYLKNQAKIHDLTLSDYFLTIAKEYEKKH